The proteins below are encoded in one region of Flavobacteriales bacterium:
- a CDS encoding lamin tail domain-containing protein, which produces MKSILSFILTLSTFTLVAQDCSELFFSEYVEGSSNNKAVEIYNPTSEAIDLSSYTIGRYSNGSAEVSDEMNLSGSIGAGETWIVTNSDTNSTNEFGYIMVELYNMADQWAPVYPSPLYMNGNDAMTLSKNGTIVDIIGKIGEDPGDAWTDDATAGFTDANGGAWWTKNHTLIRKASVKSGVTSSPILFDPSAEWDSLSINTWTQLGSHTCDCSSGSTSIDENSTSFVLYPNPATNNQTINISANKSIRTFELFNALGQKVEINYSNSNLQAYIYTQNLNSGFYSLSIIFDDNSVKTSSIVIN; this is translated from the coding sequence GGCTCTTCTAACAATAAAGCTGTAGAAATCTATAACCCTACTAGTGAGGCAATAGATTTAAGTAGCTATACAATTGGCCGCTATTCTAATGGCTCTGCTGAAGTTTCTGACGAAATGAATTTGTCAGGATCAATTGGCGCAGGAGAAACCTGGATAGTTACCAATTCTGACACTAATTCAACTAATGAGTTTGGTTATATTATGGTTGAACTTTACAACATGGCCGATCAATGGGCTCCTGTTTACCCGTCTCCATTATACATGAATGGAAATGATGCCATGACACTTTCTAAAAATGGAACTATCGTTGACATTATTGGAAAAATTGGCGAGGATCCTGGTGATGCTTGGACAGATGATGCAACAGCAGGTTTTACTGATGCCAATGGTGGTGCTTGGTGGACAAAAAACCACACTCTTATCAGAAAGGCAAGTGTGAAGTCTGGTGTTACAAGCAGCCCTATTCTTTTCGACCCTTCTGCTGAATGGGATTCATTGTCTATCAATACATGGACACAGCTTGGCTCTCATACTTGCGACTGTTCATCTGGTTCTACATCAATTGATGAAAACTCAACTTCTTTTGTGTTGTATCCTAACCCTGCAACGAATAATCAAACGATTAACATTAGTGCTAACAAATCAATTAGAACTTTCGAACTATTCAACGCTCTTGGTCAAAAAGTTGAAATCAACTATTCAAATTCTAATCTTCAAGCTTACATCTACACTCAGAACTTAAACAGTGGATTTTACAGCTTGTCCATTATCTTTGATGATAATAGCGTCAAGACCAGCTCTATTGTCATAAACTAA